The following nucleotide sequence is from Flavimarina sp. Hel_I_48.
TAAAGAAAAGGTTGAAAAAATTGACCGCCAGTATGTACTGGAGCGTAAAATAATCGAGTCTTTATTACTGTATGGTTCCCACAAAGAAACTTTTGAAGATATCGTAATACAGGAAAACGAGGCCGGCGAACTTGTTGAAAAACATATAGAATTGGAACTCTTCGTTTATGAAAAAATCTATCTGGAACTGCAACAGGACGAGATTGAATTTGCTAACGATACATTTAAAGAACTCTACTCAAAAATCATGGATTCACTCAATATAACGCGTGAGGATTTTAAGATCGAGGAATACATCAATAGTCTTGAAATGAGCGAGTCTAGCGAAGTATCAACTATTATAATGGATTATGACAAGTACCACCTTCATCGCTGGGATGCCCATGAAATTTATGTCAAGTTAAAAGAACAGACCATAAGTCAGTATGTGATGCAGACTATTCTGTACCTTAGAAAGTTCTACATCAATGAGCGTATTCTAAAATTGCTTGAAAACGTAAAAGCTGCAGGTAGCAGCAGGGAAATTATGGAAGAAGTGATGGATTATAAAAAGCTGGATAAGATCATTTCTGAAAAACTGGGAAGTACGATTTAACCTCGCAATATCCAGTTGCAGTGCATAGAATCAATAGAATTAAATTGAACAAAAAAGTTCAAAAAAGACAATTTAAAGCGCTTTTTCAGACCTAAACCCCCTACTTTTAGGGACAATTTGGTTAAAAATATCAAGCGAAATTAAAGGTCTGAAGTTTGCAACAACCGCGCCTGCTGAATCAATTCTGCCAAACTACCTGCATCCAGTTTACGTAACAAACGTGTTTTATAGGTGCTTACCGTTTTCTCGTTAATATCAAGTGACTGTGCGATATCTTTGTTCCGTTTGCCGGAAGAAAGCATATTGAGCACTTCGGTTTCACGACTGCTCAATCGTTTGTAACGATAAGCAATATTGTTTGAACTGTTCTCATTTTTGGCGAGCATGCTTGAAAGCTCTGTATTGAGATAAATACCACCCTTATTGACCTGCATGATGGCCGTTCGTACGGTTTTTATGGGCGCAAGTTTCCCCACATAGCCCATGGCGCCCGCTTTGATAGCGCTCAGTGCATACATTTCTTCAGGATGCTGGCTAAAGATAAGTATCTTGATACCGGCGAATTTTCTCCGTAAGGCCTTTATACTTGAAAGACCCTGTAAATTAGGGAGGTCAAGCTCAAGAATCAGTAGATCAGGAACTGTCTTCTCCAGTGATGCGTTGAGGTCTTTGCCATCTACTACAACATTTGAAATTATAAAATCATCATCGCTTAGAATGTGCTGTAAGCCTTCTTTGACGATGGGGTGATGGTCTGCTATTGTAAGTTGGTACATTGGAAATTTGAACTTCGGTAGAGTAAATATATCTGCTTTCTACCAAAGCACATAAAAATTCATAATATGTTCGGCATACTTACAATTTTATGCGTTTAAACGTAATTTATTTAAGATTTTTGGGAATTTCGCATACTGGAATGGGAAGCATTTTATGTTTATTGGCCCTATTAAACCCTGAATAAATTTCGAAAATGGTTCGTTGTCTGTCTTTAAAGTCCCCTGCGTTCATGCCTTTTTCCTGCATTTTCATGGCCCATTCCAGTTCGTCATAACTTGCACCTATCTGGTCTTCGTCACTGCGATCATCTTTCCACAGGCCATCAGAAGGTTTTGCAACTTGTATTGTTTCGGGTACGCCCAGTGCTGCGGCAAGTGCATACACTTCAGACTTCATAAGGTCTGCAATAGGGCTAAGGTCTACGCCGCCATCGCCATATTTAGTATAAAAACCCACTCCAAAATCTTCCACTTTATTACCGGTGCCGGCAACAAGGTAACTGTGAAGGCCGGCGAAATAATACAGGGTGCTCATGCGCAGGCGGGCACGGGTATTGGCCAGGCTAAGATTAAGGGTTTCATTTTCCTGAGTGACGGGAAGCGCCATTTTAAACGTCTCAAAAGATTCCGTAAGGTCCACCCGTACGTTGCTTACATTCGCAAAGCGCTTTTTAAGCTGCTCAATATGCTCCTGGCCGCGGCTTACATGCGATGGTGGTTGATGAATAGGCATCTCCACGCACAAGGTGCGCAGACCGGTCTTTGCACAAAGGCTAGACGTAACCGCGCTGTCTATGCCGCCGCTTATCCCCACAACAAAACCGCTTACATTAGCGTTTGTGGCATAATCCTTTAACCAGTCTACAATATGATCGATCACTTTTTCAGTTTGCATAGAATCCTTGTTTTTAAATAGTATGACTACCTTTGCGGCGCAATTAAGAGATGTGAATTTACAAAAAACTAAAATGTATAGGGAGCAGGGAATGCCTAAATGCGCCTTTATTATGCTTTTTGCTGTTCTGCTGGCAGTTTTTTTTCAAAGCTGTAAAAAAGATGCGCAAATTCCAGAAGCTATCGCATCTATACCCATGCATCTTCAGGTAAAACGTTTTGATCAGCGTTTTGCGCAGGCAACGGCAGATAGTATACCCCGGTTGATAAAACAGTTTCCTTACCTTTTCCCTGAACAATATGACGCTGCGTTCTGGCAGGCCAAAATTGAGGATACCATTCAAGTCGCGCTCAACCGTGAAGTAGCGAAAAGCTTTCCAGATTTTGAGGCTCAACGTGCAGATCTGGAGACGCTCTTTAAACATATTGAATATTATTACCCTAAAACCCCTTTGCCCACCGTGGTCACGGTAACTTCAGAAGTGGATTATCGCAATCCCGTGATTTTAGCGGACACCTTGCTTATTGTTGCGCTAGACAATTATCTGGGAAGCGAGCATGAATTTTATGGCGGGATTCAAAAGTACCTCACGCAGAACTTTAGAAAAGAGCAAATAGATGTTGCTGTAGCTTCCGCTTTTGCGGAAAAAATACTGGGAAGCAGACCACGGGGAAGACGTTTTCTTGATGAAATGATCTTTCAGGGAAAGCGACTCTATCTTATGCAGCATTTGCTTACACTTAAAGATAAGGCAGCTGTCATGGGTTATACGGAAGAACAATGGCAATGGGCACAGGAAAATGAGGT
It contains:
- a CDS encoding LuxR C-terminal-related transcriptional regulator; translation: MYQLTIADHHPIVKEGLQHILSDDDFIISNVVVDGKDLNASLEKTVPDLLILELDLPNLQGLSSIKALRRKFAGIKILIFSQHPEEMYALSAIKAGAMGYVGKLAPIKTVRTAIMQVNKGGIYLNTELSSMLAKNENSSNNIAYRYKRLSSRETEVLNMLSSGKRNKDIAQSLDINEKTVSTYKTRLLRKLDAGSLAELIQQARLLQTSDL
- the gldB gene encoding gliding motility lipoprotein GldB, whose protein sequence is MTTFAAQLRDVNLQKTKMYREQGMPKCAFIMLFAVLLAVFFQSCKKDAQIPEAIASIPMHLQVKRFDQRFAQATADSIPRLIKQFPYLFPEQYDAAFWQAKIEDTIQVALNREVAKSFPDFEAQRADLETLFKHIEYYYPKTPLPTVVTVTSEVDYRNPVILADTLLIVALDNYLGSEHEFYGGIQKYLTQNFRKEQIDVAVASAFAEKILGSRPRGRRFLDEMIFQGKRLYLMQHLLTLKDKAAVMGYTEEQWQWAQENEVNIWTYFVENELLFNTDGELLNRFINPAPFSKFQMEFDRESPPRLGRFIGWQMVNAYAEKKDIALQELMQLSTDEIFNNATYKPRK
- the nadE gene encoding NAD(+) synthase; protein product: MQTEKVIDHIVDWLKDYATNANVSGFVVGISGGIDSAVTSSLCAKTGLRTLCVEMPIHQPPSHVSRGQEHIEQLKKRFANVSNVRVDLTESFETFKMALPVTQENETLNLSLANTRARLRMSTLYYFAGLHSYLVAGTGNKVEDFGVGFYTKYGDGGVDLSPIADLMKSEVYALAAALGVPETIQVAKPSDGLWKDDRSDEDQIGASYDELEWAMKMQEKGMNAGDFKDRQRTIFEIYSGFNRANKHKMLPIPVCEIPKNLK